Within the Taeniopygia guttata chromosome 15, bTaeGut7.mat, whole genome shotgun sequence genome, the region GGGCAAGAGTACTGCTCAGATGGACACTAATGAAACCCTCACCATGTTAAGAGCAGCAAAGAACCTTTTATGCCTTCAAGGACACATAAAGAAGTccctcctggggacagggggaaaGTCACTCAATTTTGAGTCTTTCCATTGGAATTACCCCTGCTTCAAATAATGTTGTGAACTTCAACTAAGCACCTTTGGTGAATACTTCTGGTGTTTTCAAACAATAAATTTGGCATAGCCtaggattttatttattttagagaGAGATAGGCAGAAGACATGACTTGGGAGTCACCTATGAGAAATACCAGTTCCAAAATACCTGAATCCTGTGGTCTACTGAAAAATACTGGAATCGACGTGCTATTCATGAGCTTTGGTTTCCTCCAGATCAATGTAAGGATTACAAAACAGCATTTAGCAATCCCAGGGcccaggaaatgaaaaagctgctgaagtgaaaacaaggaTATGGATTGCACTGGagcatttgttttcttgctcCATAGAAAACTCTCTAACTCCTACCAAAACACAACCACAAAAACATGCTCTGCATGTCATCAGCTCATTCATTGACAGCTGTAAAACATGGGAGAAGTATCTGCTTTCCTACTGGGACTCCAATTCACTGCTACACAGCATCATTCTGCAGAATTGCTTTGCTCTCCACCTGGGATCCTATGCACCAGGGCAACAGCCAACCTTCAGCTGCCAGTCCAGATGCCAGACCTGCTGATTCACTTGCAAACTACATAATGCTCATGGTTTTGTGATAAAGGGTCTGCACAAAACAGTAACTAAAATGAGAAAGGACCCCTTGGCTtttgaattaagaaaaaatattaataagaaAGGTAACAAAAAGACAGGTACTTCTATCAACAGGGAAATAAACCTATCAACTGCCAATATTTTATTAACCATCTGGAGTGCTTCTATGTAAAAAGGCAATCTTATGGGCAAGTTTtaccttggttccatgggggCAGTAGGAAGGTGTGTACCTATATTTTCATCTTTATCAGATGTTGTGTTACTCTTTCAATTGTTGCAAATTTTACTGGTATAATAAAGTTAGAACTGTCTCTAAGATGATAGAATACATAAATGCACACAAACTTACcattaaaaattctaaaacTCTGGATACTTAAAAAGAACTAGTgcactgcttttaaaaagtataagCAGTCATTGCGGGTAATTCTGACCAGCAATAATTATTTCTATAATTAAAAACTACCAGTTCTGATAAATGAGAACTTACATGACCTTTGAGCTAGCTCAGGTGCCAGTGGCAGTCTGGATACAGCTAACTTCTCCTGCTTCTGGGACATACCATGACAGAAGTGTCTACAGCACCAATAAACGTACATGTACTCTAACTGTtgggagaaaacaaaaacagtgtTAAGTTTGTGGACTAGGTTTAAGTGAGCTAAATAGAGAAAAGCAGTCTTCAGCAACAAGAATTGCTTCTGTTTGAAGCAGGTAAATATGAAATAGCTACTGGGGTACTCAAATGTAAAGCTGATTTGGTGATCAGCACTTCAGAGAAAGAGCTTAGAAGTTgcagtggacagaagcaaaCACAAGTCTCTGCATTGATATGGTAAGTTATGTGCTTTACAGCTGTTCAGCAGCTCTTGTACTGAGCAAACAACTGAATATACCACCTTGGGAAACTCCACGTTAATAGAGGTGACCCCCACTGCAGGTGCTTTTaggttttgtgggtttgggtttttcttctttcagcaCACTACGTTGTGTTTTTGTGTTGTTTACCATGTGTCAACCTCTCATTAAacttttgattaaaaatgttttaactcATCAGTGACGTGTTAGATAACTCTACCTCTGCTCTGAACAAAAGACAGGACAGCTCATGTAGAGATAACATCCCTGAAGCAGCGTTTTATTTTATTCACTTAATtccaaaacatttaatttagaaGTCTGGCTTCCCAGTCATCCATCTTAACATGGGCAAATATTGACATAGAGTTGTCAGAATACACAGACAACTAAACAGCCAAAGagtttacaaaaaaataaattcatgaTTCTTCAAAACAACTGCAAAAGGTTACAAGTATCAAAACTCTTAGGTAGATGCACTGCATTTAAAGAAACTGTGCACATAAGTTAgaggcaaaaaaaccaaattgctaCTGAAACCTCACATTTCAAACAGTTTATTGTAAACTGATGAACAGAGCTGTCATTTCACATCAGCTTAGCTGTTTTctttgactgaaaaaaatttggGGTGGCTAATTTACTTTGCATGCACAAAATGTACTGCTTAACAGAACTGTCAGCTCATTTCAAATGGAAAACTTTAACTGGAATCTAGTTATCCTCAACCACTTTCCATTATTCTTTCCTGTATTTTCCAATCAACAGGCAAACTAAAAAtgcctccttctgcactgctCAAGTGCAACTAAGATAAATAGGGCCAACAAACCAATCAATCCATCAATGCCCATGAAGACCCATCTGAAACTGCTTCTTGATAAAGTGGACAGCAGATCTGAACAGCTGTACAATACAGATATGCTTAGCACTAGATATTTAGTGTGACTGTGGCAAGGAAATATTGGTGATGATGGGGATGGCCAAGTGGATGAAAGAGGGATCAGAGGAAAGCTTATTAATTATTGCCCTCTCCTGCTTCTTCATCCTGCTGATCACTCGTCCAGAGAGTGAGGTTATCTCGAAGTAACTGCATGATGAGAGTGGAGTCCTTGTAGGAATCCTCATTTAGTGTGTCCAGCTCTGCTATGGCATCATCAAAGGCTTGTTTGGCTAAAAGGCAGGCCTGCTCAGGGGCATTCTGGATTTCATAGTAGAACACTGAGAAATTGAGTGCCAGCCCAAGCCTAATGGGGTGAGTGGGCTGCATGTGCTCTTTACTGATTTCAAAAGCCTCTTTATAGGCAGCTTCTGAGGCTTCCACGACACTGTTCTTCTTCTCTCCAGCAGCAACTTCTGCCAAATAGCGGTAGTAATCCCCCTTCATTTTCAGGTAAAAGACCTTGCTCTCATACTGGAAGTCATTGCAGTTCTTGATCAAGTATTTATCTAGGAGAGCCAAAACATCATTGCAGACTGTCTCGAGCTCCTTTTCTATCTTCTCCCTATAGGCTTTAACCTTCTCCAGCTTCTTCTCATTCCCATCTGCCATGGTCTTCTGCTCTATGCTGCTGATGACGCGCCAGGAGGATCGTCTAGCTCCAACTACATTCTTGTAGGCTACAGACAGCAGGTTTCTATCTTCGTTTGAGAGGGGCTCATTCAGCTCAGTTACCTGAAAATACAGACAAAGAGCAAATTTAAAGGGTTTGCCTTAGAGAAGAGCGTACAAACTTCCTTCAATACTTTCATCACAAAGTGCAAGATTCAAAATTTCTTCTAGATAGGAGTAACTTTGTAACATTGAAAGTTCAAACTCTTCTGCAGTCAGGACTTAAGAGAGAAACCCCCAGAGTTTTGAAGTAATAGAAGGGGTATTTAGAAGCCATTGCAAAGAACATTCACTGAATAAAACTGAGTCAAACGTGTAATGGAGACGCAATCACAGAGGAAGTCTCAGGTTTTTCAGGAAGTCTGCTGCAATTATACAGACTACACACTTAGTGATGAATTTAAATGTACCTAGAACACCAGTTTTTTTAATCTGGAGCACAGCAGCGACACTGGAAGCTGATGAAATTCTCCCatttctgtctcctgctgcttgCTTCCATTTGACAGCAGAGATGGAAGCGCTGCAGTCATGAAGCTCTGCACAGCACAAATGGAATTAGTGTTTCATGGTATCTTTCAGACACTTAGTGATTATACAGTGTAACACAAATTTACCCCGATTTCTGCTAAGTGGCTGCAGACAAATTCCAGGGTTAGAACATGAAAGACACTGCATAAATATAGGACAGCAAACCAAGAACAAAACCATGATCAACTTCAAACTGCTACTTCAAAAAGCTGAGACAGAAGGATAATACTTCTAATACTGTATATTTAGGCCTATTTCACTTATGTTTTAATTCAGGCtatctactttttaaaatttatatgcATGAAATTAAACTCAAAGGAATTAGGGTGAAAAATGTAACTCCTCTACCTTAAGCATATTGCTTTAAAAGTAGTCACTAGAATTCTAAGGATATGTACTTCAGTGTGAAAATAAACTTGTCCTTGCTCAGACACTGTTAAAAtcattaattatttcttttttaaaatgtgcacaTTTACACTGCTTTACAGGTACCAGAGTGTTCACAGCCAAATACTTACATACTACAAACAATCAAGTCACAAATATTTACACTATTCTGAGACTGCTGGTGTAGGCAGTGAACCTTCTAACAAATGTGCTTATTTCCAGATCCAAACAAATACTTTACATGAAATAACTCTTACAGTAAGAGAGAACTTACTTTCaaatttaggttttgtttttaaaatgtattaagtCAATTCGTTTTAtctccaaaattatttttccacagTTCAGGAATCTGAACTCCCAAAAGACACAGCTCAGCTTGTCCTAATAGATTTAGAAGCAGCCTATAGAGGATGAAATGCACAGGAATAAACTCTAATGACATCTTCAGAATCTTCATCATAGCTTCCAATCAATATTTTCCTCAACAATCTCCACCACAACCTACATGAGTCTTCTCTAGTAAAAGATATTAACAGTTCTTTCACTGTTTAGTGACCAAAATGGGAGCATATAAAAGGACTATAACCCTGGAATTCCTAACTCCACATGCTAATGAGTGTGGCAGTACTCCATCAGCTCAGAAATTACTTCTGTGTGTGATCCCACAAAGGCCACACACCAAGCTGAGCTCCTTCCACACAGAAAACAGCCCAAAGTGAATGTTCCACAACGGAGAGCACATCCATGAGCTGATCCAGGTCAGTGGCCTGTGATTCTATGGCTTTGTCAGCCAGAGCACATCACTCAGCTAGAGCCAGTTCTGAACCAAAATGCAAAAATGATTGTACCTGAGCCAGTATAAGTCAGCTTAAATTAGTAAAACTTGCCTGATACAAAGTTATGCAGTCCATCACTGTGAGACAAATACAAACCAGACTAATGAATTTAAATCAGATCGGCTTCTTGTATCACGTGGTTTCAGAGCTCTACACCAAGAACTGGAAGCTCTGTAGCTACAGGTACCCCAGAGAAGGCCATGAGGAAGTCATCTCCCAGCAGGGAAGAGCACTGCTTACATTAAAGACAACTCATTCCCCTCTCCTACACAAATGACACTTCATTAACCCCAAACCAGACACTCAGGGATAGGtactaaaaatacagaatatccCACATTTTTAAGTCCATTTATATATGCAGACAGATAAAGCCTACATAACAAACTAGAACCTCAagctaattttatttcaaaaacttTAGTTCAATACTCAAATTTATTTCATAGTGTAGTATTTCTCACGtgactaattttaaaattctgtatcTCACATTACTCACGTTaccaattttaaaaagtaaattattttttactacTATGTAGCTATATTGGAAAAGCAATATAAATCAATAGAGGTCCTAAGCACTACCTCTTAGGATTAATACTGTCCAAAAACCGAAGGGCTTACACAGCTACAATTTTTCATGGTTTCTGGAATTATCTAAACCAAAGGGTACTCAGTGCTGTAATCTCAGAATGCTGAAACATTTGTTGCATCATCTGAAGCATTTCACAGTTACACCCAAAGCATCTTTCTCCAGTGTGCTGAGAAGCAATTCTGTACCTACCGTGTAAGCTTTATTTGAAACAGCCGGAATCCGGGAGCAGCATTTAATGCAATGGGAATACCATGCCCCATGGAAGAATGCCATTTAAATATGACTCTATTtgctgttaaaattattttaatagttaCAAATTAATGTACACAATTATTTGTAACagcaattatttcttttccctcttgttTACATATTACAATCAAAAATACCGGAAttcttccatgaaaaaaaaaagtttacaacaacaaaaatttgTATTGAGCAGTAAATTCCTTATTTAAGCTACAAGTGCTACTTGGTCTAGCTTTTTTCTTTATAGAATAATTGAtgggaataaaaaagaaatgtttctccAGCTTTACATTGACAGATGAAACAGCAGCCTTGTCACTCTCCAGTGGCAGAGTCAAAAATCAGGCAAATGCACTTTCACTAAAACAAGCATTTGTTACTTTTATGTTTCTGAAGTAACTACCAAGGTGTTAGCTAAATTCTGTATTGTAAAGCATAGTAATAtctaaaactgaaattaattgtTCAGATTTCAGTTGACACTGAAAGCACACTACTTTCATATAGCACCTTTAACAGGTATCAGATGTGTTACAAGCAgagattttggaaaaaaaaataaacttttcaaaTCAAGATATCCTGGAGAATAGATTTCTGAGTTAGAGTACTGATTTCCTTCCTTTTGGAGGAAGTCTAAATTCTCTGGATTGCACGATTACTTCAATATTAACCTATATGGATTAAAAACTCTCTGAATTATCTCTCAGTTATTTGCAGTCACTGAAACACAAGTATGAAGTGTGAGGACAGACAGCCCTCAGAGCATTCCACAGATTATGCTCAGACCTACAAAATCAACCTCAACACTGAAGAGCATTCTGGAAATTGCTGTGTTGAAGTGAACATCTGTGAAAGCCAAATAACAGATGCTACATCACAGACATGCAACAGTGTAAGAAAAGCTCTAAATAAGGGAACTGTTGCTTTTAAACTCAGACtgctttttgtattttaaaagtatctgTAAGTTTCAAGACTCCACTTAGTTACAAACTGTTCTTGAGCTCCCAATTACATGATCACACAACTTATTTGCGAGCAGAAGTGGCATTACAGATGAGAATACCACAGCTCCAGGTGAAGCAAAATTTGCATAGCAATTAGAACAGTGTGAAGCCAACTGGACATACACACCAGTTGCAAGTACTTTATTTACACATTTCCTAAAGCAAAGCAGCTGTGTTCTCATGGTTTCACATGTGCCCAGAGACCATACACGCACTGTAGGTCTGCAGTTCTTGGGAGACATATAAAGCTTTCTACAACAGCTAGAAATTGTCTTCTTGAGCAGTACATTTTAGCGAGTTCTCtatttcatcttttaaaattacCGACTGAAAGAAGAGCTGTTACTTTTACATTGTTTGTATCAAGAACTCTAGGGATAGAATTGTAAATACACCTTCTTTTAACATCTTGTGTCTGTGGTATTGAGATACTCAGAAGTATCACTGTTTTAGAACTGGACTGGTTGTAATATTTATTATAACATAATAGCAAAAgtgaacaaaagcagaaaaattagtGTCTTTTTGCTGCCCTCATTTAAGGGAGGCGACATTCTTACAATAAAAATGTGGACTCCATTTGAAGCTGctccttttcaaaataaaatcatctTGTGCCTTTAAACAGCAGAACTCTCGAGAGAAACAGTTCCTCTTGGGGCCTCTGGTGTTCACAGAGGACAGATCAGCAAGAACAAACCAACTGTAATCTGATATGGAAAGACACTGCTAAGCATCCAGTGGCACTAACATTACCCGTAACATTCAGATGGTGTaaatgctttgttttcaaaaaagGAACTAGACATAACAGGTTTGATCATTCTACAATTTTATTATGCACCAGTACAATCAGATCagtacaaataattttcattgctTGGTTCTGAAAGGAGCAGAGTTGCAAATCTAACATTGTTTAAACACATTTCATTATTCAACAGGGTACGGAATGCACCGAGAAACTGTTACCCTACAAAGAAGTGGCAAAAAGGCAAGGTTAAAGCTCGGGaaatgctcctggagcagggggTAGCTTTCACACCTGGATGCAGCTACTACCTTTGAGTCACCGATGTTAGTGCGGAGGCAAAAGAAACGTCTAGAAGAGTAAGGGGCTCCTCTTGCTGTGACCCCAGCCAGCCCCCGCCGCAGTGCCCATCCCACAGGACCAGCGCCCCCAGACGCTGGCGGGTGCCCAGAGGGGAGATGCGCCCCAAGGTGAAACCCCCGCGCcgtgggggtggcaggggggtGGGCGAGGACGGGCCCCATGTGCAGCGGAGAAGGAACGCGGCGCTCCCTCCGACAGCAGAGGCGGGCGGCGTTCAAATGGCCTCACTGCGAGCCCGATTGGCGCGGTGGGAGACGGAGAGGAGGGCGTGGGGACAGCCACACCcccggggcagggacagccGGGGAGCGGGAGGGCTGCGAGACAGCCTCCACGGGGAACgggggaatggggagggggaaggaaacAGGTTTTGAAAGGGGGTGCTAGGTCCGGTTTGGACCGGCTACTCTTTGTCTCATCTCTGCAGAAGGCAGGTAGTACTGGGCACCGCCCCACACGGCGGCGAGGAGTCCTGGCGGGATGGTCTGGCTCCTGCTCCCGCCCTCCTTTCTTCACCGCGACGGGTGGGACCCGGCGGCTCGCATCCTCCCCGGACCAACCCCGCCTCGGAGCAGCCCGCacttcctttccctccctcccccgcCGCTACTCCCCTACACACTCCTCCCCAAGTACGCCCCACAGCCGCCACGCTACCGGCCCCACTCACCGACTTCATGGCCGAGGCCATGTCATCGTATCTCTCCGCCTGCTCGGCCAGGcgggctctctgcagcagctgctctcgGTCCCCCATGGCCGCTTCCGTGGTGGCTGCCGGGCTGGGCAGAGAGAGCGGAAGGCGGGCGGGGATGTGCGGCTGGGCGCGCACGGGTGGCGGGAGCAGGAACTGTAAGCGGAGCCGCCCGTTGGGCTGTGCCGGGCTGagctgtgccgggctgggcagtgctgtgccgggctgggctgtgctgtgctggccgCCGCTCCCTCGCCCGCCGGCCGCGCTCCCGGACCGACCGCGGCGTGTGCGGCTCGGAGCctggcgctgctgccgccgcccgcGCCTGCGCGCCGGGAAGGCAACGAGGGGGCGGAGCCGCGGTGctgcaggggaggggagggggcgcCGCTCCCCCGCGCTCTATTTCTAGGTGACGTCACTTGCTATAAATAGCCATGGCGGGGCGCCGGCCGCGGGCTGCGCATGCGCGCTGGGAGtgctgcattttcctgctgcaaagGTGGAGGTGGGTGGGGGGCGCGGGCACTGCGGGACggggcacggcacggcacggcacggcacgggcTTGGACACCGATACCGCCTCCGCCTCGCCTGCCTGGGCACGGGCGGGACACGGCTGGCTGACCACGGGTCGGGGTGACCACGCTCCGCGTTCACGTGTGcgaccctgccctgcccgcgTCTGCTTTGTGCGGCCGCAGCCTGCAGTGGTGGCACGGCTGTGCCTCTCTCGGGGAAATAAGTGTATCTCGCATCCCGGCTGCCTTGAAACAGCCCGACTTATGGGGGTGGTACCACGGACCAATTCTACTACCTTACCTAAGAGATGCAGCTAAATTCAATTTTACTACGTATTTTAATGTGTAATAGTCAAGCTCCGCTTTCGCAGATTGATAGACTACCATTCTTACATAAAAATTATCTCAAGGTAAGAACCTGGCACAAACAACAAACTGCTGCTGGTGTCCACAGAAACGCTGGGAGCCACGTTACTCATATCGTACAATAAATCATAGATTAACTTTTCCCATTTAAACCTGGCCAGCATTTAAACATGCCTGCAGCGCTGAAGGTAcggggagctgctgtgcagccGAGCGAAAGGTTTGCTCACCAGCAGAGAGTTCAGCACCGGAGCACCTGTGGCAATTGAAGCTCACATCTGTCCTCGCCCGCAAAGACAAGGAAAGAAAGTCCAGTAGTACACCCGGGAAGCAGGGACAAGGCTGCTCTCACTCCTCCCGATGCTCTCCGCTACCCTCGGTACTCTCACACTACTTCAAATGAGTCAATCCAGTCCCTTGTGTCAGACAAAAGTTTTTAGCCTTAACTCTAATGCTGCTGGCTTTTGTGCATTAAACCCTAATGCCAGTTAAAATAAATGCTGCTGTTTTTAAAGGGATTAGATGAATATTGCTGTCTTGTTAAAAGACATAAATATGACAAGTAAGAATAAACTATAGTTATATGTAATAAGGCATGAAAGATAAAACTTAGTAAGTTATAAACTGATTGCCAGAAAATTCTGGAAACATCTGTTGCAGTAGTGTGAAACACATACACTACTGTGCATGCATCCCAGCAAGCCAAATGGGGCTTTTTCCTACTGggattttgttttcactgtttcTAAGAGAAGGCAGTGACATCCAAAACCTGAACAGAAGGGATCCCAAGCATCAGTTCAATTTATtatcataattattttaaaacttgcaTTGATTTTACCTTAGAATAAATGTTTAGGTATAGACAGCAAAGATGTGATTTTGAAAATACATAATTCCATgtcaaaatacaaattttaatgCATCTGACCCCTAGGCAAGAGTAGTGACAGATGTGCCAATCCTCCTTGCCCAGTTCACTTCAGTTGGGAACCTTTGCAGCTGTAATAATTTCTCAGTAGAGATTAGTCAGTTTGCAAAGCATTCCAACAGCTCTGAAAATATGTAGGGTTTACCAGCAGCTTTCTAGTCTTGTACatttccccagggaaatggattacaaagtatttttaaaatgagttaTTCACCCACTGAACCAATCTGCATTAATCTGCCAAATATATGTGGATATATCTACACATGCACAAAACATTCTCATTAAATGCTTTGGTTTCCTTAATTCAGGCTTCTGTAAAACAGCTACTTTTCAGTCTAAAGCATCTCAAAAATTCCTAACCTTGAATCCACCAGGTCATGTGTAACCTCACTGCTCTAAAACCAGATACAAAACTAAATTCAACAGTTTCAAGAAAAAGTGCTAAAATAAGGCAACGTTGTGTGCAGCATTTCCACAGTCTGGCTGTAACctaaagaaagggaagagattGCATTTCACATCCAAGGTCTGGGGGAGAGTACCTATATTCTCCTGTGCACACAGTGCCTAGTGCTCTGGATCTTCACCCTCAGTAGTGGCTCCACATTTCCACAGAGGtacaaataaacagaaattagaGCTCACACAGTGAGTTTTATAATCTTTTACAATATTTATGAGTCACAAtgtcttaaaacaaaaatggaaaggaaaaatcagcAGCTCTTTTATTAGAGTGCCGAATGGAGTGCAAGCAGTGCCTGACTGTGGTTCCCCTGCTGAGCTCAGATGCCAGGCATCACTCCATGATTCCCATCAAAACTCAGGAATACTGCTCTCATGAGGCTGGACTGAGAATTGTTCACAGAGTGACCACACCCAGCAAGAATTTGTAGATGGAGAAATTTATGGCACTGAAAATTGCACTATGACCTAAGGCAGTGGCTCTGCTCCACAGGCATATCTGATTATTGGACAGCACCCATGTTCCATAAATAGCTCCCTGCTGAAATGCCATTCCAGTTCAGCGCTCACTCGCacaggggcactggggacaccacaGCTGGCTCAGAGGCCGTCTCCCAGTGCTGATGTTTAGCTGCAGGGACACTGGTGAAGAGGCAACACCACAAGGAAACCACCATGTGCCATTCCCAGGCTTTCACCACGGTGGCAAACCTCCCCTTTTGTTGTCCTGAAGCTAGGAGGGAGCACACACATTTTGTGCCACTCTTTCCGAGACTCATGGAACAACAGCAGTGCTGCTACAAAGTTCCTGCCACTACCATCCTCCCAATCCCCTGGAGAAAATTatcttccctctcctttctgcagcaaggaaatgttttatttaggGAACTGCTAAATGATGAAAGTCTTGGGGACAAGATACTGAgaaacagagagaagagaaaccACCCACTGGTGGGGGAGGTTAACCAGCTTCCACATCACAGCAAATGAAGTAGAGACAACTGTGGAAGAGAAAGAGATGGAGTTTGTTAACATCTGGTCTTGGAAATACTTGTGCCTGGCCCTTACATGGGGCATGATGCTCAGATAGTGCTGTAAGGACAGATTCTTCCAGAGGCTTAGGACTGGCTGTAATTTTTATTGTTAGAATTCTAGCAGCACATTCCCCCAGTAAAGTGAGATAAATGTGCATCAGGAGGATAGATGGTGTAACCAACGACAAGATCAGAGCACGAGATAGGAGTGGGTGTAGCTGTAGTGTGATGATTCTCTCCCAAACCACAAGGGACTGTAATTTCAGTGACATACTTCTAGCCAAGCCACACACCACAGTTTAACAAGCCTCGAGGCTGTCACAGTGTGTGAAAATATTCTACTCTTTGTCATATTTCAATTTCATATTAATCTTGAATCACTCTCACAGAACCTCCCTCATAACTCAAGGGTAAATCCTAGAATGAAGAAAGATGACACTGCCtgagtgctgctcagcagcagcaacagggCTCGTGCCATGCACTGTGGTGAAGTACATTGTGTATCTATTAACCTGCACGGGAAGAACTTTAAAACAGAAGGGAACTGGTTTGTATAAAACCTGTGAAGCTCTTGCTCCCACATGGGAACGGGTAAGTCTGTACCCCAAAGCCTATTTGGGATCACTGTAGTCTATTTAATACCATTCAGCATTCACACACAGTAGCCTTTTGCATGTTCAAAATCCTGTGCAGACACAAGCTGATAAACCCTCAGAACTCTCTGGCAAAATGTGCTATCTTCCAGCACCTGCTCATTTCAGAGTCCAGTGAGGAAACAGCACTATATCTGAATAAAAGATGATGGCAGTTTTTCCTTGCCAGAATGATTCAGGGATATGCACAGGGGGTTGTCAGGCATGCTCAGTTGTGGGGGTTCCTTTAAGTTCCTTTAACTTTAGCTTTAACTCCTCATGAGCTACTTCAGACTACAGTGTTTGCTAGTCCTGCCCAGGTAGAAGAATGCAGCTTTACTCTTTATATAATGAGGGGAAAGTAACCAGAATTCACAAGCTTCAacaggaaaacatgaaaaagcCTGCTTATCAGCAGCTGCCACCAGAGCACCATTTTGAAAAGAGGCTCTACAGgtaagaggaaaaagaaacaacctGTGTTAcaaaaatactggaaataaaAGAACAATATGAACACAAAATAACTCAATCCTACGATATCTGGAACCTCTCTGAAAGACACCTTGTGCTGAGCATAAACAATTAAGGACTTGG harbors:
- the YWHAH gene encoding 14-3-3 protein eta isoform X1, coding for MGDREQLLQRARLAEQAERYDDMASAMKSVTELNEPLSNEDRNLLSVAYKNVVGARRSSWRVISSIEQKTMADGNEKKLEKVKAYREKIEKELETVCNDVLALLDKYLIKNCNDFQYESKVFYLKMKGDYYRYLAEVAAGEKKNSVVEASEAAYKEAFEISKEHMQPTHPIRLGLALNFSVFYYEIQNAPEQACLLAKQAFDDAIAELDTLNEDSYKDSTLIMQLLRDNLTLWTSDQQDEEAGEGNN
- the YWHAH gene encoding 14-3-3 protein eta, whose product is MKGDYYRYLAEVAAGEKKNSVVEASEAAYKEAFEISKEHMQPTHPIRLGLALNFSVFYYEIQNAPEQACLLAKQAFDDAIAELDTLNEDSYKDSTLIMQLLRDNLTLWTSDQQDEEAGEGNN